A DNA window from Schistocerca americana isolate TAMUIC-IGC-003095 chromosome 4, iqSchAmer2.1, whole genome shotgun sequence contains the following coding sequences:
- the LOC124613710 gene encoding protein bric-a-brac 2-like, translated as MQQPPQQFCLRWNNYQSNLTNVFDQLLQSESFVDVTLACEGHSVKAHKMVLSACSPYFQALFFDNPCQHPIVILKDIKWPELKAAVEFMYKGEINVSQEQIGPLLKVAESLKIRGLADVGSGGGGGGGGGGGGGGSSGSCEPEANGGDAPGGAGSVSPSSTPQPPATPTSLAHAAACKKPWDLSAEGCLASSPGQRGAHTHPTQAKKRRRTF; from the exons AtgcagcagccgccgcagcagtTCTGCTTGCGCTGGAATAATTACCAGAGCAACCTGACCAACGTCTTCGACCAGTTGCTGCAAAGCGAGTCGTTCGTGGACGTGACGCTGGCCTGCGAGGGACACAGCGTCAAGGCGCACAAGATGGTGTTGTCGGCTTGCAGCCCGTACTTCCAGGCGCTCTTCTTCGACAACCCCTGTCAGCACCCCATCGTCATCCTGAAGGACATCAAGTGGCCCGAACTGAAAGCCGCCGTCGAATTCATGTACAAGGGCGAGATCAACGTGTCGCAAGAGCAGATAGGCCCACTGCTCAAAGTGGCAGAGTCGCTCAAGATCCGCGGCCTGGCGGACgtgggcagcggcggcggcggtggcggcggaggcggcggcgggggcggaggcagCTCTGGAAGCTGCGAACCGGAGGCGAACG gcggcgaCGCGCCGGGCGGCGCCGGTTCGGTATCTCCGTCCTCGACGCCGCAGCCACCGGCGACGCCGACGTCGCTGGCGCACGCGGCCGCCTGCAAGAAGCCGTGGGACCTGTCCGCCGAAGGCTGCCTGGCGTCCTCGCCGGGGCAGCGCGGCGCGCACACGCACCCGACGCAGGCCAAGAAGCGGCGGCGGAC CTTCTAG